From Drosophila nasuta strain 15112-1781.00 chromosome X, ASM2355853v1, whole genome shotgun sequence, one genomic window encodes:
- the LOC132795721 gene encoding uncharacterized protein LOC132795721 isoform X1, whose protein sequence is MMLELPDVKPPPELLMEVASDLSSIKSEPGTTNDKPKPKPKPAHCALKNAAAFETERLLIQLVSEQPALYNSRHLRFRDDAYKELLWQLIANKVGKESSNCMSLWAELRHRYQRHVQRRRRRHRDGKRYASLLHEEQLLFLYPHVARMPLQRQTPENQQTSNVSNANDDDDDDDDEVTIVAPQPAIIIDVDKVAIEYYKLNADQLRLIDAVRAYPQLYDVRHAAYGNHRHRGLIWGAISNELHEKATKLMKSWLQLQIRYEWELLQHHNNNNTTTRSRLSELLEFLEPHLPEQTGSVCKLSLYLRTAWHDPIEHFRSVMCLIQVLYTVPELIQMVEDYQHSEEKPPRYEELWLSVAAQVQNASHQRCEVTWLVLRHFYRELSEMRKVGYQLQDKWFFENIISAMYKQQFTRQARPGRKRAHRSSSPPLQRLPEAMSDELATENDDGPKGLAAGEPVPPLPLAIVYPMSSKTSTATTSTCGSDNGCSNENSNHSISSNCSSTTSFVLPRIEADISVLPPATSEAVAVAVAVAPPSTSIISVVPNSSLFPPGSDKANNSNSSGDSNASSDNNKLNTSDSNNINEPGIVTYLSKKSPKSLTVRNDKVPMPSSRMWPTATIGSTTVTAMSNESATAVAAATTSTSSATATSTAKKTVIPIGTTLTIATVQRNTAENNSNNTNNNTSKSTSNITSKSTSNIISNNTSKSTSNIISINSSNITNNITSNNTNNNTNSNSSNSSNSISNFLASRNNSGNFFDIRSSSGSISIRTNSASNSISIRSISNNPIKITDTNHNSKSNTNSVATSSSASAANSTPAAQLLRVEFRDCPSNGRMLHVTGNNVPIQANFNMSRTALFIREVMAVPQLHSKEPHLTNKINDLWSQLSKKFHLPDDICRGIWTFLSHNLNLFPQIAPMVDLMRPFKSTLKVWEKSHRLFSKFDEIARKYEWMLHKHELPALMQHFKRYEHLYWELRRPRPGESANSMRPPREFTEQERHDVWREAKENFPQMNHRDVWSMFKFAFKTYMEDLERGIENPWPQNWWHALEQLKFLVNVRYHPLDPYYYIVHNKFMEEVKRCSMYEALMQPQDDDDDDDADGQRSAARHKMPPLASISDPMPWETEEAKRLLVGELHEAINVPSEAENESETESEMETESDLVVHLPKEQSPKLTAEVVADQPKPMEVDGADAKQPVVELAQFIGNDDRQLPSVNGFLLTESMRRHRSAFSVANTAEKRAAWIRISREMRSSVTDCRLSFQHMLREQRVWRISDPSGRCTLSTKYYRHMTDIYREVMFAHNAHRMSKQPDEREETIFPERYVPEISALNCEPQLVLKNWSYAIAHFPLVMQEELRSRLRFIFAKYERLGKLRGAAKKFAKHY, encoded by the exons ATGATGCTGGAGTTGCCAG ATGTGAAGCCGCCGCCTGAGCTGTTGATGGAGGTTGCAAGCGATTTGAGCAGCATTAAAAGCGAACCCGGCACAACAAACGACAAAcccaagcccaagcccaagccGGCGCATTGTGCATTAAAGAATGCTGCGGCCTTTGAAACGGAACGTTTGCTCATCCAGCTGGTGAGTGAACAACCGGCGCTGTATAATAGTCGACATCTGCGCTTCAGGGATGATGCATACAAGGAGCTGTTGTGGCAACTGATTGCCAACAAAGTGGGCAAAGAGTCGAGCAATTGCATGAGCCTTTGGGCCGAGTTGCGGCATCGCTATCAGCGTCATGTgcagcgacgtcgtcgtcgccatcgCGATGGCAAACGTTACGCCTCGCTGCTGCATGAGGAGCAGCTGCTTTTCCTGTATCCCCACGTGGCCAGGATGCCGCTGCAACGTCAGACGCCAGAGAATCAACAGACCAGCAACGTCAGCAACGctaacgacgacgatgatgatgatgatgatgaggtgACCATTGTGGCGCCACAACCTGCGATTATTATCGATGTGGACAAGGTGGCCATTGAGTACTACAAACTGAACGCAGACCAGTTGCGTCTGATCGATGCTGTGCGTGCTTATCCGCAGCTGTATGATGTGCGGCATGCCGCGTATGGGAATCATCGGCATCGCGGTCTCATTTGGGGCGCCATCTCGAATGAGCTGCACGAAAAGGCCACCAAACTGATGAAGAGTtggctgcaattgcaaatCCGCTACGAATGGGAATTGCTGCAgcatcacaacaacaacaacacgacaaCACGTTCGCGTCTCAGCGAACTTTTGGAATTCCTCGAGCCCCATTTGCCCGAGCAGACGGGCAGCGTTTGTAAATTGTCGCTATATTTGCGGACTGCATGGCACGATCCCATCGAGCATTTTCGCAGCGTCATGTGTCTCATCCAAGTGCTCTATACGGTGCCCGAACTCATCCAAATGGTGGAGGATTATCAGCACAGCGAAGAGAAGCCGCCGCGTTACGAGGAGCTCTGGCTGAGCGTCGCGGCTCAAGTGCAGAATGCGAGTCATCAGCGTTGCGAAGTAACGTGGCTGGTGTTGCGACATTTCTACCGTGAGCTGTCAGAGATGCGCAAGGTGGGATATCAGCTGCAGGACAAATGGTTCTTCGAGAACATCATTTCAGCGATGTACAAACAGCAATTCACACGACAAGCGCGTCCCGGTCGCAAACGTGCCCATCGATCTTCGTCGCCACCGTTGCAGAGGCTGCCAGAGGCAATGAGCGACGAGCTGGCGACGGAGAACGATGATGGTCCCAAGGGATTGGCTGCGGGTGAACCGGTGCCACCATTGCCCCTGGCCATTGTGTATCCCATGAGCAGTAAGACGtcaacagcaaccacatcGACTTGCGGCAGTGATAATGGCTGCAGCAATGAGAACAGCAATCATAGCATTAGCTCCAATTGCAGCTCCACCACGAGCTTTGTGCTGCCGCGCATCGAGGCCGACATTAGCGTGTTGCCGCCAGCAACAAGCGAAgcggttgcagttgcagttgcagttgctccTCCCAGCACTTCCATTATCTCAGTTGTGCCCAACAGCAGTCTCTTTCCGCCTGGCAGCGACAAGgcgaacaacagcaactcgagTGGCGACAGCAACGCGAgcagtgacaacaacaaattgaacaccagcgacagcaacaacattaatgAGCCTGGCATTGTGACTTATTTGTCTAAAAAATCGCCCAAATCGCTGACAGTGCGCAATGACAAAGTGCCTATGCCCAGCAGCCGAATGTGGCCAACAGCAACGATTGGATCAACAACAGTGACAGCAATGAGTAACgaatcagcaacagcagtagcagcagcaacaacatccacttcgagtgcaacagcaacatcaacagcaaagAAAACTGTAATTCCGATTGGGACAACATTAACCATTGCCACAGTGCAGCGCAACACAGCAGagaataacagcaacaacacaaacaacaacaccagcaagaGTACCAGCAACATCACCAGCAAGAGTACGAGCAACATCATCAGTAACAACACCAGCAAGAGTaccagcaacatcatcagcatcaatTCCAGTAATATCACCAACAACATCACCAGcaacaataccaacaacaacacaaacagcaactccagcaacagcagtaactCCATCAGCAACTTTTTGGCCTCTCGCAACAACTCGGGGAACTTTTTCGACATACGTTCGTCTAGCGGCAGCATCAGCATACGCACCAACAGCGCCAGCAATTCGATTAGCATACGTTCCATCAGCAACAATCCCATAAAAATTACTGACaccaaccacaacagcaagtCAAACACAAACTCCGTTGCCACTTCGAGTTCTGCGTCAGCAGCAAATTCAACACCAGCTGCACAATTGTTGCGTGTGGAGTTCCGTGATTGCCCATCGAATGGACGCATGTTGCATGTGACGGGCAACAATGTGCCGATCCAGGCGAACTTCAATATGTCGCGCACTGCGCTCTTCATACGCGAAGTGATGGCCGTGCCACAGCTGCACAGCAAAGAGCCGCATTTGACCAACAAAATCAACGATCTCTGGTCGCAGTTATCCAAAAAGTTTCATCTCCCAG aTGATATTTGTCGCGGCATTTGGACATTTTTGTCGCACAACCTCAATTTGTTTCCACAAATTGCGCCCATGGTGGACTTGATGCGTCCGTTTAAGAGCACACTCAAGGTGTGGGAGAAGTCGCATCGTCTGTTCAGCAAATTCGATGAGATCGCACGCAAATACGAATGGATGCTGCACAAACACGAATTGCCCGCTCTCATGCAACATTTTAAGCGCTACGAACATCTCTACTGGGAACTGCGTCGTCCACGTCCCGGCGAATCGGCAAATTCGATGCGGCCGCCTCGTGAGTTTACCGAGCAGGAGCGTCACGATGTTTGGCGCGAGGCAAAGGAGAATTTTCCACAAA TGAATCATCGGGATGTTTGGTCGATGTTTAAGTTTGCATTCAAGACCTACATGGAGGATCTAGAGCGGGGCATCGAGAATCCCTGGCCACAGAACTGGTGGCATGCACTGGAGCAACTGAAGTTCCTGGTCAATGTGCGTTACCATCCGCTCGATCCCTACTATTATATTGTGCACAACAAGTTCATGGAGGAGGTGAAACGTTGCAGCATGTACGAAGCATTGATGCAACCccaggatgatgatgatgacgacgacgccgaTGGACAACGCTCCGCCGCCAGGCACAAGATGCCACCGCTGGCCAGCATCTCGGATCCCATGCCCTGGGAGACGGAGGAGGCGAAACGTTTGCTCGTTGGCGAATTGCACGAGGCGATCAATGTGCCGTCCGAGGCAGAGAATGAGTCGGAAACGGAATCTGAAATGGAAACCGAATCCGATCTCGTTGTTCACCTGCCAAAGGAGCAGAGCCCGAAACTGACGGCGGAAGTGGTGGCAGACCAGCCAAAGCCAATGGAAGTTGATGGAGCAGATGCGAAGCAACCGGTTGTCGAGTTAGCACAGTTCATTGGCAACGACGATCGACAATTGCCCAGCGTCAATGGATTCCTGTTGACGGAATCAATGCGTCGCCATCGCAGCGCCTTTAGCGTTGCAAACACTGCCGAGAAACGCGCCGCCTGGATACGTATCTCCAGGGAGATGAGGTCGTCAG
- the LOC132795721 gene encoding uncharacterized protein LOC132795721 isoform X3, whose protein sequence is MMLELPDVKPPPELLMEVASDLSSIKSEPGTTNDKPKPKPKPAHCALKNAAAFETERLLIQLVSEQPALYNSRHLRFRDDAYKELLWQLIANKVGKESSNCMSLWAELRHRYQRHVQRRRRRHRDGKRYASLLHEEQLLFLYPHVARMPLQRQTPENQQTSNVSNANDDDDDDDDEVTIVAPQPAIIIDVDKVAIEYYKLNADQLRLIDAVRAYPQLYDVRHAAYGNHRHRGLIWGAISNELHEKATKLMKSWLQLQIRYEWELLQHHNNNNTTTRSRLSELLEFLEPHLPEQTGSVCKLSLYLRTAWHDPIEHFRSVMCLIQVLYTVPELIQMVEDYQHSEEKPPRYEELWLSVAAQVQNASHQRCEVTWLVLRHFYRELSEMRKVGYQLQDKWFFENIISAMYKQQFTRQARPGRKRAHRSSSPPLQRLPEAMSDELATENDDGPKGLAAGEPVPPLPLAIVYPMSSKTSTATTSTCGSDNGCSNENSNHSISSNCSSTTSFVLPRIEADISVLPPATSEAVAVAVAVAPPSTSIISVVPNSSLFPPGSDKANNSNSSGDSNASSDNNKLNTSDSNNINEPGIVTYLSKKSPKSLTVRNDKVPMPSSRMWPTATIGSTTVTAMSNESATAVAAATTSTSSATATSTAKKTVIPIGTTLTIATVQRNTAENNSNNTNNNTSKSTSNITSKSTSNIISNNTSKSTSNIISINSSNITNNITSNNTNNNTNSNSSNSSNSISNFLASRNNSGNFFDIRSSSGSISIRTNSASNSISIRSISNNPIKITDTNHNSKSNTNSVATSSSASAANSTPAAQLLRVEFRDCPSNGRMLHVTGNNVPIQANFNMSRTALFIREVMAVPQLHSKEPHLTNKINDLWSQLSKKFHLPDDICRGIWTFLSHNLNLFPQIAPMVDLMRPFKSTLKVWEKSHRLFSKFDEIARKYEWMLHKHELPALMQHFKRYEHLYWELRRPRPGESANSMRPPREFTEQERHDVWREAKENFPQNREQNLQKYEIWR, encoded by the exons ATGATGCTGGAGTTGCCAG ATGTGAAGCCGCCGCCTGAGCTGTTGATGGAGGTTGCAAGCGATTTGAGCAGCATTAAAAGCGAACCCGGCACAACAAACGACAAAcccaagcccaagcccaagccGGCGCATTGTGCATTAAAGAATGCTGCGGCCTTTGAAACGGAACGTTTGCTCATCCAGCTGGTGAGTGAACAACCGGCGCTGTATAATAGTCGACATCTGCGCTTCAGGGATGATGCATACAAGGAGCTGTTGTGGCAACTGATTGCCAACAAAGTGGGCAAAGAGTCGAGCAATTGCATGAGCCTTTGGGCCGAGTTGCGGCATCGCTATCAGCGTCATGTgcagcgacgtcgtcgtcgccatcgCGATGGCAAACGTTACGCCTCGCTGCTGCATGAGGAGCAGCTGCTTTTCCTGTATCCCCACGTGGCCAGGATGCCGCTGCAACGTCAGACGCCAGAGAATCAACAGACCAGCAACGTCAGCAACGctaacgacgacgatgatgatgatgatgatgaggtgACCATTGTGGCGCCACAACCTGCGATTATTATCGATGTGGACAAGGTGGCCATTGAGTACTACAAACTGAACGCAGACCAGTTGCGTCTGATCGATGCTGTGCGTGCTTATCCGCAGCTGTATGATGTGCGGCATGCCGCGTATGGGAATCATCGGCATCGCGGTCTCATTTGGGGCGCCATCTCGAATGAGCTGCACGAAAAGGCCACCAAACTGATGAAGAGTtggctgcaattgcaaatCCGCTACGAATGGGAATTGCTGCAgcatcacaacaacaacaacacgacaaCACGTTCGCGTCTCAGCGAACTTTTGGAATTCCTCGAGCCCCATTTGCCCGAGCAGACGGGCAGCGTTTGTAAATTGTCGCTATATTTGCGGACTGCATGGCACGATCCCATCGAGCATTTTCGCAGCGTCATGTGTCTCATCCAAGTGCTCTATACGGTGCCCGAACTCATCCAAATGGTGGAGGATTATCAGCACAGCGAAGAGAAGCCGCCGCGTTACGAGGAGCTCTGGCTGAGCGTCGCGGCTCAAGTGCAGAATGCGAGTCATCAGCGTTGCGAAGTAACGTGGCTGGTGTTGCGACATTTCTACCGTGAGCTGTCAGAGATGCGCAAGGTGGGATATCAGCTGCAGGACAAATGGTTCTTCGAGAACATCATTTCAGCGATGTACAAACAGCAATTCACACGACAAGCGCGTCCCGGTCGCAAACGTGCCCATCGATCTTCGTCGCCACCGTTGCAGAGGCTGCCAGAGGCAATGAGCGACGAGCTGGCGACGGAGAACGATGATGGTCCCAAGGGATTGGCTGCGGGTGAACCGGTGCCACCATTGCCCCTGGCCATTGTGTATCCCATGAGCAGTAAGACGtcaacagcaaccacatcGACTTGCGGCAGTGATAATGGCTGCAGCAATGAGAACAGCAATCATAGCATTAGCTCCAATTGCAGCTCCACCACGAGCTTTGTGCTGCCGCGCATCGAGGCCGACATTAGCGTGTTGCCGCCAGCAACAAGCGAAgcggttgcagttgcagttgcagttgctccTCCCAGCACTTCCATTATCTCAGTTGTGCCCAACAGCAGTCTCTTTCCGCCTGGCAGCGACAAGgcgaacaacagcaactcgagTGGCGACAGCAACGCGAgcagtgacaacaacaaattgaacaccagcgacagcaacaacattaatgAGCCTGGCATTGTGACTTATTTGTCTAAAAAATCGCCCAAATCGCTGACAGTGCGCAATGACAAAGTGCCTATGCCCAGCAGCCGAATGTGGCCAACAGCAACGATTGGATCAACAACAGTGACAGCAATGAGTAACgaatcagcaacagcagtagcagcagcaacaacatccacttcgagtgcaacagcaacatcaacagcaaagAAAACTGTAATTCCGATTGGGACAACATTAACCATTGCCACAGTGCAGCGCAACACAGCAGagaataacagcaacaacacaaacaacaacaccagcaagaGTACCAGCAACATCACCAGCAAGAGTACGAGCAACATCATCAGTAACAACACCAGCAAGAGTaccagcaacatcatcagcatcaatTCCAGTAATATCACCAACAACATCACCAGcaacaataccaacaacaacacaaacagcaactccagcaacagcagtaactCCATCAGCAACTTTTTGGCCTCTCGCAACAACTCGGGGAACTTTTTCGACATACGTTCGTCTAGCGGCAGCATCAGCATACGCACCAACAGCGCCAGCAATTCGATTAGCATACGTTCCATCAGCAACAATCCCATAAAAATTACTGACaccaaccacaacagcaagtCAAACACAAACTCCGTTGCCACTTCGAGTTCTGCGTCAGCAGCAAATTCAACACCAGCTGCACAATTGTTGCGTGTGGAGTTCCGTGATTGCCCATCGAATGGACGCATGTTGCATGTGACGGGCAACAATGTGCCGATCCAGGCGAACTTCAATATGTCGCGCACTGCGCTCTTCATACGCGAAGTGATGGCCGTGCCACAGCTGCACAGCAAAGAGCCGCATTTGACCAACAAAATCAACGATCTCTGGTCGCAGTTATCCAAAAAGTTTCATCTCCCAG aTGATATTTGTCGCGGCATTTGGACATTTTTGTCGCACAACCTCAATTTGTTTCCACAAATTGCGCCCATGGTGGACTTGATGCGTCCGTTTAAGAGCACACTCAAGGTGTGGGAGAAGTCGCATCGTCTGTTCAGCAAATTCGATGAGATCGCACGCAAATACGAATGGATGCTGCACAAACACGAATTGCCCGCTCTCATGCAACATTTTAAGCGCTACGAACATCTCTACTGGGAACTGCGTCGTCCACGTCCCGGCGAATCGGCAAATTCGATGCGGCCGCCTCGTGAGTTTACCGAGCAGGAGCGTCACGATGTTTGGCGCGAGGCAAAGGAGAATTTTCCACAAA ATAGAGAacaaaatctacaaaaatatGAGATCTGGCGTTAA
- the LOC132795721 gene encoding uncharacterized protein LOC132795721 isoform X2, whose translation MMLELPDVKPPPELLMEVASDLSSIKSEPGTTNDKPKPKPKPAHCALKNAAAFETERLLIQLVSEQPALYNSRHLRFRDDAYKELLWQLIANKVGKESSNCMSLWAELRHRYQRHVQRRRRRHRDGKRYASLLHEEQLLFLYPHVARMPLQRQTPENQQTSNVSNANDDDDDDDDEVTIVAPQPAIIIDVDKVAIEYYKLNADQLRLIDAVRAYPQLYDVRHAAYGNHRHRGLIWGAISNELHEKATKLMKSWLQLQIRYEWELLQHHNNNNTTTRSRLSELLEFLEPHLPEQTGSVCKLSLYLRTAWHDPIEHFRSVMCLIQVLYTVPELIQMVEDYQHSEEKPPRYEELWLSVAAQVQNASHQRCEVTWLVLRHFYRELSEMRKVGYQLQDKWFFENIISAMYKQQFTRQARPGRKRAHRSSSPPLQRLPEAMSDELATENDDGPKGLAAGEPVPPLPLAIVYPMSSKTSTATTSTCGSDNGCSNENSNHSISSNCSSTTSFVLPRIEADISVLPPATSEAVAVAVAVAPPSTSIISVVPNSSLFPPGSDKANNSNSSGDSNASSDNNKLNTSDSNNINEPGIVTYLSKKSPKSLTVRNDKVPMPSSRMWPTATIGSTTVTAMSNESATAVAAATTSTSSATATSTAKKTVIPIGTTLTIATVQRNTAENNSNNTNNNTSKSTSNITSKSTSNIISNNTSKSTSNIISINSSNITNNITSNNTNNNTNSNSSNSSNSISNFLASRNNSGNFFDIRSSSGSISIRTNSASNSISIRSISNNPIKITDTNHNSKSNTNSVATSSSASAANSTPAAQLLRVEFRDCPSNGRMLHVTGNNVPIQANFNMSRTALFIREVMAVPQLHSKEPHLTNKINDLWSQLSKKFHLPDDICRGIWTFLSHNLNLFPQIAPMVDLMRPFKSTLKVWEKSHRLFSKFDEIARKYEWMLHKHELPALMQHFKRYEHLYWELRRPRPGESANSMRPPREFTEQERHDVWREAKENFPQKNKIYKNMRSGVNS comes from the exons ATGATGCTGGAGTTGCCAG ATGTGAAGCCGCCGCCTGAGCTGTTGATGGAGGTTGCAAGCGATTTGAGCAGCATTAAAAGCGAACCCGGCACAACAAACGACAAAcccaagcccaagcccaagccGGCGCATTGTGCATTAAAGAATGCTGCGGCCTTTGAAACGGAACGTTTGCTCATCCAGCTGGTGAGTGAACAACCGGCGCTGTATAATAGTCGACATCTGCGCTTCAGGGATGATGCATACAAGGAGCTGTTGTGGCAACTGATTGCCAACAAAGTGGGCAAAGAGTCGAGCAATTGCATGAGCCTTTGGGCCGAGTTGCGGCATCGCTATCAGCGTCATGTgcagcgacgtcgtcgtcgccatcgCGATGGCAAACGTTACGCCTCGCTGCTGCATGAGGAGCAGCTGCTTTTCCTGTATCCCCACGTGGCCAGGATGCCGCTGCAACGTCAGACGCCAGAGAATCAACAGACCAGCAACGTCAGCAACGctaacgacgacgatgatgatgatgatgatgaggtgACCATTGTGGCGCCACAACCTGCGATTATTATCGATGTGGACAAGGTGGCCATTGAGTACTACAAACTGAACGCAGACCAGTTGCGTCTGATCGATGCTGTGCGTGCTTATCCGCAGCTGTATGATGTGCGGCATGCCGCGTATGGGAATCATCGGCATCGCGGTCTCATTTGGGGCGCCATCTCGAATGAGCTGCACGAAAAGGCCACCAAACTGATGAAGAGTtggctgcaattgcaaatCCGCTACGAATGGGAATTGCTGCAgcatcacaacaacaacaacacgacaaCACGTTCGCGTCTCAGCGAACTTTTGGAATTCCTCGAGCCCCATTTGCCCGAGCAGACGGGCAGCGTTTGTAAATTGTCGCTATATTTGCGGACTGCATGGCACGATCCCATCGAGCATTTTCGCAGCGTCATGTGTCTCATCCAAGTGCTCTATACGGTGCCCGAACTCATCCAAATGGTGGAGGATTATCAGCACAGCGAAGAGAAGCCGCCGCGTTACGAGGAGCTCTGGCTGAGCGTCGCGGCTCAAGTGCAGAATGCGAGTCATCAGCGTTGCGAAGTAACGTGGCTGGTGTTGCGACATTTCTACCGTGAGCTGTCAGAGATGCGCAAGGTGGGATATCAGCTGCAGGACAAATGGTTCTTCGAGAACATCATTTCAGCGATGTACAAACAGCAATTCACACGACAAGCGCGTCCCGGTCGCAAACGTGCCCATCGATCTTCGTCGCCACCGTTGCAGAGGCTGCCAGAGGCAATGAGCGACGAGCTGGCGACGGAGAACGATGATGGTCCCAAGGGATTGGCTGCGGGTGAACCGGTGCCACCATTGCCCCTGGCCATTGTGTATCCCATGAGCAGTAAGACGtcaacagcaaccacatcGACTTGCGGCAGTGATAATGGCTGCAGCAATGAGAACAGCAATCATAGCATTAGCTCCAATTGCAGCTCCACCACGAGCTTTGTGCTGCCGCGCATCGAGGCCGACATTAGCGTGTTGCCGCCAGCAACAAGCGAAgcggttgcagttgcagttgcagttgctccTCCCAGCACTTCCATTATCTCAGTTGTGCCCAACAGCAGTCTCTTTCCGCCTGGCAGCGACAAGgcgaacaacagcaactcgagTGGCGACAGCAACGCGAgcagtgacaacaacaaattgaacaccagcgacagcaacaacattaatgAGCCTGGCATTGTGACTTATTTGTCTAAAAAATCGCCCAAATCGCTGACAGTGCGCAATGACAAAGTGCCTATGCCCAGCAGCCGAATGTGGCCAACAGCAACGATTGGATCAACAACAGTGACAGCAATGAGTAACgaatcagcaacagcagtagcagcagcaacaacatccacttcgagtgcaacagcaacatcaacagcaaagAAAACTGTAATTCCGATTGGGACAACATTAACCATTGCCACAGTGCAGCGCAACACAGCAGagaataacagcaacaacacaaacaacaacaccagcaagaGTACCAGCAACATCACCAGCAAGAGTACGAGCAACATCATCAGTAACAACACCAGCAAGAGTaccagcaacatcatcagcatcaatTCCAGTAATATCACCAACAACATCACCAGcaacaataccaacaacaacacaaacagcaactccagcaacagcagtaactCCATCAGCAACTTTTTGGCCTCTCGCAACAACTCGGGGAACTTTTTCGACATACGTTCGTCTAGCGGCAGCATCAGCATACGCACCAACAGCGCCAGCAATTCGATTAGCATACGTTCCATCAGCAACAATCCCATAAAAATTACTGACaccaaccacaacagcaagtCAAACACAAACTCCGTTGCCACTTCGAGTTCTGCGTCAGCAGCAAATTCAACACCAGCTGCACAATTGTTGCGTGTGGAGTTCCGTGATTGCCCATCGAATGGACGCATGTTGCATGTGACGGGCAACAATGTGCCGATCCAGGCGAACTTCAATATGTCGCGCACTGCGCTCTTCATACGCGAAGTGATGGCCGTGCCACAGCTGCACAGCAAAGAGCCGCATTTGACCAACAAAATCAACGATCTCTGGTCGCAGTTATCCAAAAAGTTTCATCTCCCAG aTGATATTTGTCGCGGCATTTGGACATTTTTGTCGCACAACCTCAATTTGTTTCCACAAATTGCGCCCATGGTGGACTTGATGCGTCCGTTTAAGAGCACACTCAAGGTGTGGGAGAAGTCGCATCGTCTGTTCAGCAAATTCGATGAGATCGCACGCAAATACGAATGGATGCTGCACAAACACGAATTGCCCGCTCTCATGCAACATTTTAAGCGCTACGAACATCTCTACTGGGAACTGCGTCGTCCACGTCCCGGCGAATCGGCAAATTCGATGCGGCCGCCTCGTGAGTTTACCGAGCAGGAGCGTCACGATGTTTGGCGCGAGGCAAAGGAGAATTTTCCACAAA AGAacaaaatctacaaaaatatGAGATCTGGCGTTAATTCTTAA